In one Lolium rigidum isolate FL_2022 chromosome 3, APGP_CSIRO_Lrig_0.1, whole genome shotgun sequence genomic region, the following are encoded:
- the LOC124698250 gene encoding uncharacterized protein LOC124698250 produces MGGRRKSKRLISCNEEKMNHSVETNIVDDFDNRPLKKPKCSESTVPDEPLPSPPSPTNSTLSPVSELYNEETVLEDSERTFSTEQPDEPKPTNSTLSPVSQLNNEETILEYGENKTFSAEQPDKPSAEQPDEPKTTNSALSPVSQLNNEETILEDGENKTFSAEQPDKPKHIINNVIYEYIPQDYTITRDDECAHDVILFSSEEEILVKIEDVSVKQRYLVCLLDKDKWLDDEVISAYICCLKEQAHAQNQNDDTVFFENPFVTRLLKRDGEIGIHGPTSVTNIVKNYLNHDMIHLPINIKVSHWYLASINFEKSEIQVLDSLCWEHNRDDLTLTLQGLQYHLDIINTQENLSKWKNIDVTKWTITEQLKRPIQKDSSSCGLFMLKFMEYWTGHALSHLITQEIITSFRYKLAAILLCWKNNTAPPTTMFEEIVDSEGHPDDVIMSDKPFDQNQSNDNNSLSAENKYQSLMSVVSNLNIHELIGGLCNYIKSVNSAEALDKVWVQNCDPYPISLTLKNLKDMLNDELPMDQDCFNLVVRKIMFDDIQTVKKRKGLISKHYLDTQF; encoded by the exons ATGGGAGGCCGCAGGAAATCCAAGAGATTAATTTCTtgcaatgaggag AAAATGAATCACAGCGTTGAAACAAACATTGTTGATGATTTTGATAACCGTCCTTTAAAAAAACCAAAATGTTCTGAATCAACCGTTCCGGATGAGCCATTGCCATCACCTCCATCACCAACCAACTCAACATTATCTCCAGTTTCTGAATTGTACAATGAAGAAACAGTTTTAGAAGATTCTGAGAGAACATTTTCAACAGAGCAACCAGATGAACCTAAACCAACCAACTCAACATTATCTCCAGTTTCTCAATTGAACAATGAAGAAACAATTTTAGAATATGGTGAGAATAAAACATTTTCAGCAGAGCAACCAGACAAACCTTCAGCAGAGCAACCAGATGAACCTAAAACAACCAACTCAGCATTATCTCCAGTTTCTCAATTGAACAATGAAGAAACAATTTTAGAAGATGGTGAGAATAAAACATTTTCAGCAGAGCAACCAGACAAACCTAAACATATAATAAATAACGTGATATACGAGTATATCCCACaag ACTACACAATTACCCGAGATGATGAATGTGCTCATGATGTTATACTATTCTCTTCGGAAGAAGAAATATTGGTGAAGATAGAAGACGTATCTGTCAAACAACGCTATTTGGTGTGCCTCCTAGATAAAGACAAATGGCTAGACGATGAA GTAATCAGCGCATACATATGTTGTCTAAAGGAACAAGCGCACGCGCAAAATCAGAATGATGATACCGTATTTTTTGAGAATCCCTTTGTTACTAGACTTTTGAAACGGGATGGTGAAATTGGAATACATGGGCCTACCTCAGTGACAAATATTGTCAAAAACTATCTCAACCATGACATG ATACATCTTCCAATAAATATCAAGGTCTCGCATTGGTATTTAGCTTCCATCAATTTTGAGAAATCCGAGATACAAGTACTCGACTCATTGTGTTGGGAACACAACCGAGATGACCTCACTCTTACG CTGCAAGGACTACAATATCATTTGGACATTATTAATACTCAAGAAAATTTGAGTAAATGGAAAAACATTGATGTTACTAAATGGACAATTACAGAACAGCTAAAAAGGCCTATCCAGAAAGACAG TTCATCTTGTGGTCTATTTATGCTTAAATTCATGGAATATTGGACCGGACATGCATTGTCCCATCTAATTACACAG GAAATTATCACTTCTTTCAGATATAAGTTAGCTGCCATACTCTTGTGTTGGAAAAACAACACAGCGCCACCGACTACAATGTTTGAAGAAATTGTTGACAGTGAGGGACATCCGGATGATGTTATAATGTCAGACAAACCTTTTGATCAAAATCAATCAAATGACAATAACTCTTTATCTGCTGAAAACAAATACCAATCGTTGATGTCTGTTGTTTCTAACCTGAACATTCATGAGTTAATAGGTGGACTTTGTAACTACATCAAATCCGTCAATTCTGCAGAAGCTTTAGA CAAAGTTTGGGTACAAAACTGTGATCCATATCCCATTAGCTTGACTCTCAAGAATCTGAAAGATATGCTGAATGATGAGTTGCCCATGGACCAAGATTGTTTCAATTTGGTTGTACGGAAGATTATGTTTGACGACATCCAAACGGTGAAAAAAAGGAAAGGCTTGATATCAAAGCATTATCTTGACACACAGTTCTAG